Proteins from a genomic interval of Toxotes jaculatrix isolate fToxJac2 chromosome 5, fToxJac2.pri, whole genome shotgun sequence:
- the avpr1aa gene encoding arginine vasopressin receptor 1Aa → MHTPDYALLLSGGNQSLVFSPTNDLTMGTPGNNTVHPNGSDPFARNEEVAQIEIMVLSITFVVAVIGNVSVLLAMYNTKKKMSRMHLFIKHLSLADLVVAFFQVLPQLCWEITFRFYGPDFLCRIVKHLQVMGMFASTYMMVMMTLDRYIAICHPLKTLQQPTQRSYIMIISTWMCSLVLSTPQYFIFSLSEIKNGSDVYDCWAHFIEPWGAKAYITWITVGIFLVPVVILMMCYGFICHSIWKNIKYKKRKTMANAASKNGLIGKNSVSSVTTISRAKLRTVKMTFVIVLAYIVCWAPFFTVQMWSVWDENFQWADSENTAVTLSALLASLNSCCNPWIYMIFSGHLLQDFVHCFSSCRKTNTDFKKEDSDSSIRRTTLLTKMTNRSPTGSTGNWRELDNSPKSSIQTE, encoded by the exons ATGCACACTCCTGATTATGCGCTGCTCCTGAGCGGAGGGAACCAGTCTTTGGTTTTCAGTCCCACTAATGACCTAACGATGGGAACGCCTGGAAACAACACCGTCCACCCGAACGGATCTGATCCGTTTGCGAGAAACGAGGAGGTGGCCCAAATTGAGATCATGGTCCTGAGCATCACCTTCGTGGTGGCTGTGATTGGGAATGTGAGCGTCCTGCTGGCGATGTACAACACCAAGAAGAAGATGTCGCGAATGCACCTTTTCATCAAACACCTCAGTCTGGCTGACCTGGTGGTCGCCTTCTTCCAGGTGCTGCCGCAGCTCTGCTGGGAGATCACTTTCCGCTTCTACGGTCCAGACTTTCTTTGCAGGATAGTGAAGCACCTCCAGGTGATGGGGATGTTTGCGTCCACCTacatgatggtgatgatgaccTTGGACCGTTACATCGCGATCTGCCACCCCCTGAAAACCCTCCAGCAGCCCACTCAGCGCTCCTACATCATGATCATCTCCACGTGGATGTGCAGCCTGGTGCTCAGCACACCGCAGTACTTCATCTTCTCCCTGAGCGAGATCAAGAACGGCTCGGACGTCTACGATTGCTGGGCCCACTTTATCGAGCCCTGGGGTGCCAAGGCATACATCACCTGGATAACCGTGGGCATCTTCCTCGTTCCCGTGGTCATTCTCATGATGTGCTATGGCTTCATCTGCCACAGCATATggaaaaatattaagtacaagaaaaggaaaactaTGGCTAATGCTGCGAGCAAGAACGGGCTGATTGGGAAAAATTCAGTCAGCAGCGTCACAACTATATCAAGAGCCAAACTGAGGACCGTTAAAATGACTTTTGTGATAGTTTTGGCATACATTGTTTGCTGGGCGCCGTTTTTCACTGTGCAGATGTGGTCTGTGTGGGATGAAAACTTCCAGTGGGCTG ATTCTGAGaacacagcagtgactctgTCTGCACTCCTTGCCAGTCTCAACAGCTGCTGTAACCCATGGATATACATGATCTTTAGTGGTCACCTCCTCCAGGATTTTGTGCACTGCTTCTCCTCCTGCCGCAAAACGAACACTGACTTCAAGAAGGAGGACTCAGACAGCAGCATCCGCAGAACAACACTGCTGACTAAGATGACCAATCGGAGCCCGACGGGCAGCACAGGCAACTGGAGAGAGCTGGACAATTCTCCCAAATCCTCCATTCAGACAGAGTAA